One window of the Sphaerochaeta associata genome contains the following:
- a CDS encoding glycoside hydrolase family 2 protein gives MQNRYPIDADHLLPEYPRPQMVRASYVSLNGMWECAITDDPGIPDFFPYSILVPFSPETRLSGMERGVGVNQTLTYRRTFRLSLETDKRTLLHFEAVDHSCTVYLNGVCVGSHRGGYLPFHFDITVAVKQDNELIVQVNDPCDSQSIIRGKQAQEASGIFYSGQSGIHQSVWLEQVSRHYIKGLVIASNLEQRCWHVTVEADQSGLEVVVSYLDGSRKVKGLSGQRLNCQVDEVHPWSPEDPYLYTFTVTMADDCVHSYVGLRSFSVTDGRLYLNGKPYYHHGILDQGYWPYSLYTPPSDQAMIDDLLLIKKLGFNMVRKHAKVENLRWYHHCDRLGLLVWQDMVSGGRKPFQPIMSGPLFLKRFSVPDSLYPLLGSQDEQYRKDFEEQLTQMIQTLSNCVSIAMWVIFNEGWGQFDTQRMLDLVQSLDSSRTIDPASGWYDQKIGGFCSRHVYFKAYRHTPDSNGRAVILSEFGGYVYREIGHDEQTKIFGYKKFSDRKAFGEAFFDLYANQIVPAKQQGLAASVYTQFSDVQQELNGLVTFDRLSVKVDEVVALQVAAMLLGTQQ, from the coding sequence ATGCAAAACCGCTATCCCATTGATGCCGATCACCTATTGCCTGAATACCCCCGACCGCAAATGGTACGTGCTTCCTACGTTTCCCTCAATGGGATGTGGGAGTGTGCTATAACGGACGATCCGGGAATCCCAGACTTTTTCCCCTACTCAATATTGGTACCCTTCTCCCCTGAAACCAGGCTTTCCGGCATGGAAAGGGGCGTTGGCGTCAACCAGACGTTGACCTATCGAAGAACCTTCCGTTTGTCACTGGAAACAGACAAACGAACGCTGTTACATTTCGAGGCCGTAGACCACAGCTGCACTGTCTATCTCAATGGTGTTTGCGTCGGCAGCCATCGCGGGGGATACCTCCCCTTCCACTTTGACATCACCGTAGCGGTGAAGCAGGACAATGAATTGATCGTGCAGGTCAACGATCCCTGTGACAGCCAAAGCATCATCCGTGGGAAACAGGCCCAGGAGGCCTCGGGAATCTTTTACAGCGGACAAAGCGGCATCCACCAAAGTGTTTGGCTTGAACAGGTGAGCCGGCACTACATCAAAGGGTTGGTCATCGCAAGCAATCTCGAACAACGATGTTGGCATGTAACCGTAGAAGCCGACCAATCCGGGCTTGAGGTTGTTGTCTCATACCTTGATGGATCAAGAAAGGTGAAGGGATTGAGCGGCCAGCGTCTCAACTGCCAGGTGGATGAAGTCCATCCTTGGAGCCCCGAGGATCCGTATTTATACACCTTCACCGTCACCATGGCCGATGATTGCGTTCATAGCTATGTAGGCCTTCGCAGTTTTTCGGTCACAGATGGTCGATTGTACCTGAACGGCAAACCGTACTATCATCATGGCATCCTCGACCAAGGGTATTGGCCTTACAGTCTCTATACGCCTCCTTCAGACCAAGCCATGATCGACGATCTGTTGTTGATCAAAAAGTTGGGTTTCAACATGGTACGCAAGCATGCCAAGGTCGAAAACCTTCGTTGGTATCACCACTGCGACAGACTGGGTTTGCTCGTATGGCAGGACATGGTAAGCGGAGGGCGAAAACCGTTCCAACCGATTATGAGCGGTCCCCTCTTCCTGAAAAGATTCTCAGTCCCCGATTCTCTCTATCCTTTATTGGGAAGTCAGGATGAGCAGTATCGAAAGGATTTTGAAGAACAATTGACACAGATGATTCAAACCCTCTCCAACTGCGTCAGTATAGCCATGTGGGTCATTTTCAATGAAGGATGGGGCCAGTTCGATACGCAACGAATGCTGGATTTGGTGCAGTCTCTGGACAGCTCTCGTACCATAGATCCTGCAAGCGGATGGTATGATCAAAAAATCGGCGGTTTCTGCTCACGCCACGTCTACTTCAAAGCCTATCGTCATACTCCCGACTCCAACGGCAGGGCTGTCATCCTTTCTGAATTCGGTGGATACGTATACCGTGAAATCGGACACGATGAGCAGACAAAAATCTTCGGCTACAAGAAATTCTCCGACCGCAAAGCCTTTGGAGAAGCGTTCTTCGACCTCTATGCCAATCAGATTGTTCCAGCCAAGCAACAAGGCCTTGCCGCTTCCGTATACACGCAATTTTCCGATG